The uncultured Hyphomonas sp. genome includes a window with the following:
- the hflK gene encoding FtsH protease activity modulator HflK yields the protein MPWDDKTKGSGPWGGGGGDNGGGDGNSPWKRPSGGGSGGGGDLEDQMRRMQERFRGRGNGGGGGRRKGGGSGPNFGPLGILVIAGIALIAWLMTGVVVVDEGSRAAVFRFGQWQTNFTPGLHFHLPAPIETHVVMPSEKQQETQIGNNSNEALMLTGDENIVDVRFRVFWFYDPANPENFILNVDGGGELLKASAESVMREVVGKSKLDDVITTGRTTISEQVKTQLQALMNDYRAGIQVQNVEIQEAAAPAQVRQAFIDVVNAGQDAEKAIQEANKYANDIIPRAEGQAQQVLQNAEAYREQVIANSTGEAARFTSILDEYRKAPQVTRERMYLETMERVLGNTDKVILDSDSGAVPYLPVNPNRSSQ from the coding sequence ATGCCCTGGGATGATAAAACTAAAGGTAGCGGCCCTTGGGGCGGCGGAGGCGGCGACAATGGCGGCGGGGACGGCAACTCCCCGTGGAAGCGCCCGTCCGGCGGCGGCAGCGGTGGCGGGGGTGACCTCGAAGACCAGATGCGCCGCATGCAGGAACGTTTCCGCGGACGCGGCAATGGCGGCGGCGGTGGCCGGCGCAAAGGCGGTGGCTCGGGCCCGAATTTCGGCCCGCTCGGCATCCTTGTTATCGCCGGCATCGCACTTATTGCCTGGCTGATGACGGGTGTCGTCGTGGTTGACGAAGGCTCGCGCGCCGCTGTGTTCCGCTTCGGCCAGTGGCAGACGAACTTCACGCCCGGCCTGCACTTCCACCTGCCTGCCCCGATCGAGACGCATGTCGTCATGCCGTCCGAGAAGCAGCAGGAGACCCAGATCGGCAACAATTCCAATGAGGCCCTGATGCTGACCGGCGACGAAAACATCGTCGATGTCCGCTTCCGGGTGTTCTGGTTCTACGACCCGGCCAATCCGGAGAATTTCATCCTCAACGTGGATGGCGGCGGCGAGCTGCTGAAAGCCTCCGCCGAGAGCGTGATGCGCGAAGTGGTCGGCAAGTCGAAGCTCGACGATGTCATCACCACGGGCCGGACCACGATCTCCGAACAGGTGAAGACCCAGCTGCAGGCGCTGATGAATGATTATCGCGCCGGTATCCAGGTGCAGAACGTCGAGATTCAGGAAGCGGCCGCCCCTGCGCAGGTGCGCCAGGCCTTTATCGACGTGGTCAATGCCGGCCAGGATGCCGAAAAGGCGATCCAGGAAGCCAACAAGTACGCAAACGACATCATCCCGCGTGCAGAAGGCCAGGCCCAGCAGGTGCTGCAGAACGCCGAAGCCTATCGCGAGCAGGTGATCGCCAACTCGACCGGTGAAGCGGCCCGCTTCACCTCCATCCTCGACGAATACCGCAAGGCACCGCAGGTGACCCGCGAGCGGATGTATCTCGAGACGATGGAACGCGTCCTCGGCAACACCGACAAGGTGATCCTCGATTCCGACTCCGGCGCGGTGCCATACCTGCCGGTCAACCCCAACCGCAGCAGCCAGTAG
- the serB gene encoding phosphoserine phosphatase SerB, whose amino-acid sequence MSLRIVAVAAMDAAKLEAEVSSELGRVAPSRALGSVDGLVALEWHLPGDRDEAARLRARLADMGHPVDTAVLPADSGRKRLLISDMDSTIIGQECLDELADFAGLKAEVSAITERAMRGELDFEGALTTRVAMLKGLGLDALEQAYSERITLNPGAKTLVETMKADGAETVLVSGGFTYFTSRVAAAAGFHTHRGNTLIDDGKALTGEVGRPILGREAKLSALDEFAAGKGISRGDVIAMGDGANDLAMIKASGLGIAYHAKPVVAAEAHAAIEHTDLRAALFFQGYEAKEFVG is encoded by the coding sequence ATGAGCTTAAGGATTGTTGCCGTCGCCGCCATGGATGCGGCGAAGCTGGAAGCGGAGGTCTCGTCCGAGCTTGGCCGTGTGGCGCCATCCCGGGCGCTGGGCAGCGTCGACGGGCTGGTCGCTCTGGAGTGGCACCTGCCGGGCGACCGGGACGAGGCCGCCCGTCTGCGGGCCCGGCTGGCGGACATGGGGCACCCCGTCGATACCGCTGTGCTCCCTGCAGACAGCGGCCGCAAACGCCTGCTGATCTCGGACATGGATTCCACCATTATCGGCCAGGAATGCCTGGACGAACTGGCGGATTTTGCCGGGCTGAAAGCCGAAGTCTCCGCGATTACCGAACGCGCCATGCGCGGCGAGCTGGACTTTGAAGGCGCCCTCACAACCCGGGTCGCCATGCTGAAAGGCCTCGGCCTCGACGCGCTGGAGCAGGCCTATTCGGAACGCATCACGCTGAATCCCGGCGCGAAAACCCTGGTCGAAACGATGAAGGCGGACGGGGCGGAAACTGTACTGGTTTCAGGCGGTTTCACCTATTTCACCTCACGCGTGGCCGCTGCAGCAGGCTTCCATACCCACCGGGGCAACACGCTGATCGATGACGGCAAGGCCCTGACAGGGGAGGTCGGCCGGCCGATCCTTGGCCGCGAGGCGAAACTCTCGGCGCTGGACGAGTTTGCCGCTGGCAAAGGGATCAGCCGGGGCGACGTGATCGCGATGGGCGACGGAGCGAACGACCTCGCCATGATCAAGGCCTCGGGCCTCGGCATCGCCTATCACGCAAAGCCCGTCGTGGCCGCCGAAGCGCATGCCGCGATCGAACACACAGACCTTCGCGCCGCGCTCTTCTTCCAGGGCTATGAGGCGAAGGAATTCGTCGGCTGA
- a CDS encoding P-loop NTPase, translated as MFGSKGKTRQKQADAIMKALGSPPWLESVSVDETGRAVLVIEADPADTAAAEARRMDAEGKAGLVSGIKTVTTVLTAERKQGASTPHSHSHAPAAPKGRSELLNLTPSPRRVSKGARLSDEAMQQGAPQRQQGSVAKIPGISRILVIASAKGGVGKSTVSVNLAAALAKTGMKVGLLDADIYGPSIPTMLGTQGAEPKGSKNKKLVPVEAHGLKTLSIGYLSDPDAPMIWRGPIVMSAITQMLNDAEWGTPEDPLDVLVIDTPPGTGDAQLTIAQKVPVTAALIVTTPQEVALADVRRGAAMFTKTAVPVIGLVETMSYFQDPAGNKHYLMGHGGGKRMADALGLPLLAEVPMLQAIREGGDKGVPAAIGDAETATAFHELARKVALGLDTLETKAPPEIVFED; from the coding sequence ATGTTCGGTTCCAAGGGGAAAACCCGGCAAAAACAGGCAGATGCCATCATGAAGGCGCTCGGCAGCCCGCCATGGCTGGAGTCTGTCAGCGTCGACGAGACCGGCCGCGCCGTGCTGGTAATCGAGGCCGATCCGGCCGATACCGCCGCCGCTGAGGCCCGGCGAATGGACGCAGAAGGCAAGGCGGGCCTCGTTTCGGGGATCAAAACCGTCACCACTGTGCTGACTGCCGAACGCAAACAGGGCGCTTCAACCCCGCACAGTCACAGCCATGCGCCGGCCGCCCCGAAAGGGCGCAGCGAACTGCTGAATCTCACCCCGTCGCCGCGCCGCGTGTCGAAAGGCGCCCGCCTGTCGGACGAGGCGATGCAGCAGGGGGCCCCGCAGCGCCAGCAGGGGAGCGTCGCGAAAATCCCCGGTATTTCCCGCATTCTGGTCATCGCCAGCGCCAAGGGCGGGGTGGGCAAGTCTACCGTCTCGGTGAACCTCGCCGCCGCCCTCGCCAAGACGGGCATGAAGGTCGGCCTGCTGGACGCCGATATCTATGGCCCCTCCATTCCCACCATGCTGGGGACGCAGGGGGCCGAACCGAAGGGGTCTAAGAACAAGAAACTGGTGCCGGTGGAGGCGCACGGGCTGAAGACGCTGTCGATCGGCTATCTGTCAGACCCGGACGCGCCGATGATCTGGCGCGGGCCGATCGTCATGTCGGCGATCACGCAGATGCTGAACGATGCCGAATGGGGTACGCCGGAAGACCCGCTGGACGTGCTGGTCATCGACACGCCGCCCGGCACAGGCGATGCGCAGCTGACCATCGCGCAAAAAGTCCCGGTCACCGCCGCGCTGATCGTGACGACGCCGCAGGAAGTCGCCCTCGCTGACGTGCGCCGGGGCGCGGCCATGTTCACCAAGACCGCCGTGCCGGTGATCGGCCTCGTCGAGACGATGAGTTATTTCCAGGATCCGGCCGGCAACAAGCATTACCTGATGGGCCATGGCGGCGGAAAACGCATGGCCGACGCGCTTGGCCTGCCGCTGCTGGCGGAAGTTCCGATGCTTCAGGCGATCCGCGAGGGCGGAGACAAGGGCGTGCCGGCAGCCATTGGCGACGCGGAAACGGCGACAGCTTTCCACGAACTGGCCCGCAAGGTCGCCCTCGGCCTCGACACGCTGGAGACGAAAGCGCCGCCGGAGATCGTGTTCGAGGATTGA
- a CDS encoding DUF2065 domain-containing protein, with protein sequence MTLPLILLAGVGMWFLLEGAAYAVAPDFMRRLAVLVTQLSTRELTMAGLGGGAVGIVLIWLAVHLG encoded by the coding sequence ATGACACTGCCACTGATCCTGCTGGCGGGTGTCGGCATGTGGTTCCTGTTGGAAGGGGCGGCCTATGCGGTCGCCCCGGACTTCATGCGGCGCCTCGCTGTTCTGGTAACCCAGTTGAGCACAAGGGAGCTGACCATGGCCGGCCTTGGCGGCGGGGCTGTCGGCATCGTGCTGATCTGGCTTGCAGTTCACTTGGGCTGA
- a CDS encoding Do family serine endopeptidase — protein sequence MRFPALAALAVLVSVPLAAPAAAQQSLSQTLDQIDPKERPASFRDLSKRLMPAVVNISTSKTVAPDGMPTFPEGSPMERFNDFFGRDEDGFRREGSLGSGFVISADGYVVTNNHVIEGADEIEVNFANGRVLEAELIGRDQDTDLAVLKVKSSTPLPFVSFADSDSAEVGDWVIAIGNPFGFGGSVSAGIISARNRDLNAGRSDDFIQTDAAINRGNSGGPLFNLGGEVVGVNTAIISPTGGSVGIGFSVPSNLVNKITGELIKSGRIRRSWMGVNVQDADENLVRAYKASAKGGVIVTRITDDGPADKAMLEVGDLILSFDNQPVASVRELTRVIADTPIGKDVPVRLVRDGRARTFTVTMGELEEQTDDEAAQLPDLPASANDLGADLTGIDDDIRRRYGIPKDVDGVVVTSVSARGPAYGKLVRGDVIVEVNFERVTTVSETLDKVKAARANPAEPLLIRVKRRGEAGWFDQFLSVDLGK from the coding sequence ATGCGTTTCCCGGCTCTTGCCGCCCTTGCCGTTCTCGTCTCCGTTCCGCTGGCCGCCCCCGCTGCGGCCCAGCAGAGCCTGTCGCAAACCCTCGACCAGATCGATCCCAAGGAGCGCCCGGCCAGCTTCCGGGACCTGTCGAAACGGCTGATGCCGGCGGTGGTGAACATTTCCACCTCCAAGACCGTCGCGCCGGATGGCATGCCCACCTTCCCGGAGGGCTCGCCGATGGAACGGTTCAACGATTTCTTCGGCCGCGACGAAGACGGGTTCCGCCGCGAGGGCTCGCTCGGCTCCGGTTTCGTCATCAGTGCCGACGGCTATGTCGTGACGAACAATCACGTCATCGAAGGCGCCGACGAAATCGAAGTGAACTTCGCCAATGGCCGCGTGCTGGAGGCCGAACTGATCGGCCGCGACCAGGACACCGACCTTGCCGTGCTGAAGGTCAAATCCAGCACGCCCCTGCCCTTTGTCAGCTTCGCCGACAGCGACAGCGCCGAAGTCGGCGACTGGGTGATCGCCATCGGCAACCCGTTCGGCTTCGGCGGTTCGGTCTCTGCCGGCATCATCTCGGCCCGCAACCGCGACCTGAATGCCGGGCGGTCGGACGACTTCATCCAGACAGACGCCGCCATCAACCGCGGCAATTCCGGCGGCCCGCTGTTCAATCTGGGCGGCGAAGTCGTGGGCGTGAACACGGCGATCATCTCGCCGACCGGCGGCAGCGTCGGCATCGGTTTCTCGGTGCCCTCGAACCTCGTCAACAAGATTACCGGCGAACTCATCAAGTCCGGCCGCATCCGCCGCTCCTGGATGGGCGTCAATGTTCAGGATGCAGATGAAAATCTCGTGCGCGCCTACAAGGCCAGCGCCAAGGGCGGCGTGATCGTCACCCGCATCACCGATGACGGGCCGGCCGACAAGGCGATGCTGGAAGTCGGTGACCTGATCCTCAGCTTCGACAACCAGCCGGTTGCCAGCGTGCGGGAACTGACCCGCGTGATCGCCGACACACCGATCGGCAAGGACGTGCCCGTGCGCCTGGTGCGCGATGGCCGCGCCCGCACCTTCACCGTCACCATGGGCGAACTGGAAGAGCAGACCGATGACGAGGCGGCCCAGCTGCCGGACCTGCCGGCCAGCGCCAATGATCTCGGGGCTGACCTGACCGGCATCGACGACGACATCCGCCGCCGCTACGGCATTCCCAAGGATGTCGACGGCGTGGTCGTCACCTCCGTCTCAGCGCGCGGCCCGGCCTATGGCAAGCTGGTGCGCGGCGATGTGATCGTCGAGGTGAATTTCGAACGCGTCACCACGGTCAGCGAAACGCTGGACAAGGTCAAAGCCGCCCGCGCCAACCCGGCTGAGCCGCTGCTGATCCGCGTCAAACGCCGCGGCGAAGCCGGCTGGTTCGACCAGTTCCTCAGCGTGGACCTCGGGAAGTAA
- a CDS encoding serine hydrolase domain-containing protein: protein MKHRLIAALAATLLACGCTAEQPAPDTATATQSAGEAKSDELSALLDELDFSGTLLVSKGDDLLLREAVNDSPMTDAKVVTVDTRFPIASMTKSFTSALVLKLVDDGKLGLDQTLEDLLPDFDVPYASEVTLRHLLQNRSGIPHYIDIPGWFDNDVKRAFTDESFMDTLEQLELKFPPGSDYLYSNVNYYLLALMIDRYSGMDYETYLQTQILGPLGMTATGQLYRDADGIAADYLKNDDGTYEVIPVVNPALFRGTASMVSAADDLNAWGHAVIDGEIYSDAAAAEAFNADTPMAWSVSELPVTDDRTVGVTYYNGRLIGYLSLIMLVPEEDGVIVILNNNTVGYENMIGLAATLAAQHFGSED, encoded by the coding sequence ATGAAACACAGACTGATCGCGGCCCTTGCCGCAACCCTGCTGGCGTGCGGCTGCACCGCTGAACAACCAGCCCCCGACACGGCCACCGCAACGCAAAGTGCCGGAGAGGCAAAATCGGACGAGCTCTCCGCCCTGCTGGACGAACTGGATTTCTCCGGCACGCTCCTCGTCAGCAAAGGGGACGACCTGCTGCTGCGCGAAGCGGTGAACGACTCCCCGATGACAGATGCCAAGGTCGTTACCGTCGACACCCGTTTTCCCATCGCGTCCATGACGAAAAGCTTCACGTCCGCGCTCGTGCTGAAACTGGTGGACGACGGAAAGCTCGGACTGGACCAGACCCTGGAAGACCTGTTGCCGGACTTCGACGTGCCTTATGCCAGCGAGGTCACGCTCCGCCACCTGCTGCAGAACCGGTCCGGCATTCCGCACTATATCGACATCCCCGGCTGGTTCGACAATGACGTGAAGCGTGCCTTCACAGATGAGTCCTTCATGGACACGCTGGAACAACTGGAGCTGAAGTTCCCGCCTGGCAGCGATTATCTGTACTCGAACGTAAACTACTATCTTCTGGCTCTGATGATCGACCGGTATTCGGGTATGGATTACGAGACCTATCTGCAGACGCAGATCCTGGGTCCGCTCGGTATGACCGCGACCGGCCAGCTCTACCGGGACGCAGACGGCATTGCCGCAGACTACCTGAAAAATGATGACGGCACCTATGAGGTCATCCCCGTCGTGAACCCGGCCTTGTTCCGCGGCACGGCCTCCATGGTCTCGGCCGCGGATGATCTGAATGCCTGGGGACACGCCGTCATCGACGGCGAAATTTATTCAGACGCTGCCGCGGCAGAAGCCTTCAATGCCGACACGCCCATGGCCTGGAGCGTGTCGGAGCTTCCTGTGACAGACGACCGGACCGTCGGCGTCACCTATTATAATGGCCGCCTGATCGGTTATCTCAGCCTGATCATGCTGGTGCCGGAAGAGGATGGCGTCATCGTCATCCTGAACAACAACACGGTCGGCTATGAAAACATGATCGGCCTCGCCGCGACGCTGGCCGCGCAGCATTTCGGCAGCGAAGACTAG
- a CDS encoding MBL fold metallo-hydrolase, protein MRFLKPALVILALLLVAGAVARTVFSVQIGEAVFRSAIKKNVGRNALADIPDGLMVVLVGTGSPLPDPKRAGPMTVVAAGDRVFIIDAGAGSGRKFGEFALPWGRVEAAFLTHFHSDHIDGLGEVMLQHWAAGGADTPLALYGPHGVQRIADGFNEAYALDATYRIAHHGADVVPPSGAGMEAFPFLTNGAATRVYARDGLTVTAVPVDHSPVEPAVAYRFDYKGRSVTISGDTVKNQALIGLARDTDVLVHEALNDEMVGEVASRLNTLGARRLEKIMHDIPDYHTSPVQAAEVASEAGAGLLVFTHIVPAQPSRILYPAFMKGTKKAFDGPILMGEDGMAFVLPAGSDKIERRRLD, encoded by the coding sequence GTGTTCAGTGTACAGATCGGGGAGGCGGTTTTCAGGAGCGCGATCAAGAAGAATGTCGGACGGAACGCACTGGCAGACATCCCGGACGGGCTGATGGTCGTGCTGGTCGGCACCGGCTCCCCCCTGCCGGATCCGAAGCGGGCAGGCCCGATGACAGTGGTCGCCGCCGGCGACCGGGTCTTCATCATCGATGCGGGGGCAGGCTCAGGACGCAAGTTCGGGGAATTCGCCCTGCCCTGGGGCCGGGTGGAAGCGGCGTTCCTGACCCACTTCCATTCCGACCATATCGACGGCCTCGGCGAGGTCATGCTGCAGCACTGGGCCGCAGGCGGGGCCGACACACCGCTGGCCCTTTACGGGCCGCACGGGGTCCAGCGCATCGCCGACGGCTTCAACGAGGCTTATGCGCTGGATGCGACCTACCGGATCGCCCATCACGGGGCAGACGTCGTGCCGCCCTCCGGCGCCGGGATGGAAGCCTTTCCCTTCCTCACCAACGGGGCCGCAACACGTGTCTATGCGCGCGACGGCCTGACCGTGACCGCTGTGCCGGTGGACCATTCCCCGGTCGAGCCTGCCGTCGCCTACCGGTTCGATTACAAGGGCCGCTCGGTCACCATTTCCGGCGACACGGTGAAAAACCAGGCCCTGATCGGTCTTGCCCGTGACACCGACGTGCTGGTGCATGAGGCGCTGAATGACGAAATGGTCGGCGAGGTCGCCAGCCGGCTCAACACGCTCGGCGCCAGACGGCTGGAAAAGATCATGCACGACATTCCGGATTACCACACCAGCCCCGTCCAGGCCGCCGAAGTGGCCAGCGAGGCAGGCGCCGGCCTGCTCGTCTTCACCCATATCGTGCCGGCCCAACCGAGTCGTATCCTCTACCCCGCCTTCATGAAGGGCACGAAGAAAGCCTTCGACGGTCCGATCCTGATGGGCGAGGATGGCATGGCCTTTGTCCTGCCTGCAGGCTCTGACAAAATTGAGCGCAGGCGGCTGGACTAG
- a CDS encoding protease modulator HflC, which yields MRGLSIAALVIAAAALIVGMNSFFIVNQTEQALVLQVGKAQAAYNAPGQNQAGLKVKMPFIQNVIKYDRRNIGLDIPNIEVLASNQEQLIVDAFVRYQISDPLAFYQRLQTQRVAENQLSQFTNTAIRNALANKLPEEIISGQRATLMDEIRENLSDSIAGRGIDIIDVRIRRADLPADVSERVFRRMEAARNQEAELIRANGDKQAQAVRAKADRDKTVILAEANQRSEEIRGEGDAKRNEIYASAYGRDPEFFRFQRALIACEQSLKKGTTQIVVAPDNLGLCDEFIAAARKNSK from the coding sequence ATGCGTGGACTTAGTATCGCCGCCCTCGTCATCGCCGCCGCGGCGCTGATCGTCGGCATGAACAGCTTTTTCATCGTCAACCAGACCGAACAGGCGCTTGTCCTGCAGGTTGGTAAGGCGCAGGCCGCCTACAATGCCCCCGGGCAGAACCAGGCCGGCCTGAAGGTGAAAATGCCCTTCATCCAGAACGTCATCAAATACGACCGCCGCAATATCGGCCTCGACATTCCGAACATCGAAGTGCTGGCCTCCAACCAGGAACAGCTGATCGTGGACGCCTTCGTGCGCTACCAGATCTCTGATCCCCTGGCCTTCTACCAGCGCCTGCAGACGCAGCGCGTGGCGGAGAACCAGCTGTCGCAGTTCACCAACACGGCCATCCGGAACGCCCTGGCCAACAAGCTGCCGGAGGAGATCATCTCCGGTCAGCGGGCCACGCTGATGGACGAGATCCGGGAGAATTTGTCGGACTCCATCGCCGGACGCGGCATCGACATCATCGATGTTCGTATCCGCCGGGCGGACCTGCCCGCCGACGTGTCCGAGCGTGTCTTCCGCCGCATGGAAGCGGCCCGGAACCAGGAAGCCGAGCTGATCCGCGCCAATGGTGACAAGCAGGCCCAGGCCGTTCGCGCCAAAGCAGATCGCGACAAGACGGTGATCCTCGCCGAAGCGAACCAGAGGTCTGAAGAGATCCGCGGTGAAGGCGATGCCAAGCGGAACGAGATCTATGCCAGCGCTTATGGCCGTGATCCGGAATTCTTCCGCTTCCAGCGCGCCCTGATCGCCTGCGAACAGTCGCTGAAGAAGGGCACGACGCAGATCGTGGTCGCCCCGGACAATCTTGGCCTGTGCGACGAGTTCATCGCTGCCGCGCGCAAGAACTCGAAATAA
- the miaA gene encoding tRNA (adenosine(37)-N6)-dimethylallyltransferase MiaA — MHPAILIHGPTASGKTALAIEVARRLDGEVINADSMQVYRDLKVISARPDEEEMAGVPHHLFGHVNAAERYSTGQWLEEARAKIRVLQKKNKRAVIVGGTGLYLLALTQGLSSIPPVPEDIRAEVRDIAEAEGAEGLRARLAPHDAETAERLGTGDRQRLARAYEVWLATGRPITDFHHERQPPVLLDREWMGFALTPPRAKLYAKIDRRFEGMLMQGAMAEARALIERGLDPELPCMKAHGMPWLAAFARGEISAEFAAENAKRDTRRYAKRQFTWIGRQFPFWPRIPGTEMSDRMRVILALYREIDREMEADYS, encoded by the coding sequence ATGCACCCGGCCATCCTGATCCACGGCCCCACGGCCAGCGGCAAGACCGCCCTCGCCATCGAAGTCGCCCGGCGGCTCGACGGAGAGGTGATCAATGCCGATTCCATGCAGGTCTACAGGGATCTGAAAGTCATCTCAGCCCGCCCGGACGAGGAAGAGATGGCCGGCGTACCGCATCATCTGTTCGGCCATGTGAACGCCGCTGAGCGCTATTCCACCGGCCAGTGGCTGGAAGAGGCGCGGGCCAAGATCCGCGTCCTCCAGAAGAAGAACAAGCGCGCCGTCATTGTCGGCGGCACAGGGCTCTACCTGCTGGCGCTGACGCAGGGCCTTTCCTCCATTCCGCCCGTGCCGGAGGATATCCGCGCTGAAGTCCGCGACATTGCCGAAGCCGAGGGTGCCGAAGGCCTGCGCGCCCGCCTTGCCCCGCATGATGCGGAGACGGCGGAGCGTCTCGGCACCGGCGACAGGCAACGCCTCGCCCGGGCTTATGAGGTCTGGCTGGCGACAGGCCGGCCGATCACCGACTTCCATCATGAGCGCCAGCCCCCTGTCCTGCTGGACCGGGAATGGATGGGCTTCGCCCTCACCCCGCCGCGCGCCAAGCTCTATGCCAAGATCGACCGCCGCTTCGAAGGCATGCTGATGCAGGGCGCCATGGCCGAGGCCCGCGCGCTGATCGAGCGCGGCCTCGACCCCGAACTTCCCTGCATGAAGGCCCATGGCATGCCCTGGCTGGCTGCCTTTGCCCGCGGCGAGATCAGCGCGGAATTTGCCGCCGAGAACGCAAAACGCGACACGCGGCGCTATGCAAAGAGGCAATTCACGTGGATTGGCAGGCAATTCCCGTTCTGGCCGAGAATTCCCGGCACCGAAATGAGCGACCGCATGAGGGTTATTCTTGCCCTCTATAGGGAGATTGACAGGGAGATGGAGGCAGATTATTCCTAG